DNA sequence from the Xenopus tropicalis strain Nigerian chromosome 4, UCB_Xtro_10.0, whole genome shotgun sequence genome:
tatatatacatcaatactaactgtagatattagtatcacaatagccttggatactatgcttgttccagGACCCCCTCTAACCTCAttctttaaatcttccatcccctttaccagtttagttgcagtcggCAAGTCGGGGGTATTTTAACAGATAATCCTGTCATTTTGGTGGATTTAATGATTATCCCTCCTAAAGTAAAAAGTCTGTTGGTGTGTCATTATGGGATTATGAGGAAAAAAAAGCTGCTGCTCCCCTTCAGTTCTTGCTGTTGTGATTGGGCAATGGGCTGAAGGGAACAATAGAAAAAGTTGCCATACACTTGTATTGCCCTATGTGCAGAATTGGTCTATGTAAGGTGGCTTCATTAGTGTGTGTGCGCTGACAGGCAGGGGGATCAGGCCATTGGCGCAAACAGTGAATATTGGCGTGGAAACATTAATACATGCATTTCATGCCAAATTccactgtgtgtctgtgtgtgtgtgtgcgctgaTGGCCTGACCCCCTGCCTGACAGCTCACACATTCAGGAAGTAGAAATCAGAGCATCGGGTTTTTCCTGTCTGCCATTAGCTCTATTATAGACATTGGGGCATTCCAGTTATCTCTCAGACAACTTCTGATGTTCTGTAATTAGTTTTTCCCTTAATATTCACTGGAAATCATTTTTTGTAAGAAATGTACACGCGGCACAATGGGGAAATAGTTTCGCAATAAAGTGCAACAGTCTGCCATTTCCCTAAATGTGTATGTTGGAGATCTCTAAAGCATTCTGTGTTGCGATGAACTATTTGTCAGCATAGTGGGTGTGATCTGTGTCCCTTTTGTTCCTTATCAGGAGGTATGGCAAGGCAGTGCAACATTTGATAAGGCCATAAGAACATAAAATACAAGTTCCCTGTGTAGTACTGCCAGCCATGTGTATGTGAGGATAATGGGGATCTAAATGACTTTTACCCATAATACATGTTACAGCGTGTGTCTCAAAAGCTCATGGGCAATTTACTAGGGGTCAgtgttaaggtggctatacatgggcagatttaagctccTGAAAGGTGATTCTAGCTGTTGATATTggtccgattcggcagcttatggggccgtgtatgggcactaacgacgggcctgcccgaccaacgtCTTGCCTGAAAtcgcagatctcgattgggcaggtttgatttttagtgggaccagggactgcatcggcttgttgatgcagtccccgaaccgacgggcgcctatacctgttgttctaatttaatcgtttggccccagggccatacaacagaattagcccaatatcgcccacctgtaggtggggatattgggagaagatcccatacacgtaggtggggatatcgggagaaggtggctatacacgcttgtatgaccaccttaacctTAAGAGTCCGTTAAACCAATTCGGCATCTTATCTACCCAATTATGGGGACCCCGACAGCCCTACCCTACCCGAAAAATGGGCcaggtgtcaattgggcaggtttgattctttagttggattggggaccgcataggctcattgatgtggtccttgctccgacTGCTTTTATCTCCACCCTTGTAAACTAAACCATTGAACACTGTGAAAACCACTGAGCACTGCTCatgaatgtgtattggaaagttgcttagcattatattttctattattGTGCAACGAAAcggcacttaaaggggaagtgcagGCTAAAACTGGCCGTGTTTTTGGTGGTTACTGTGCAACACAAGATTACGTGCGCCTTGTTGATGTGCAAATGTCGCTTTGCTTGCTGTTTCAGCTGCCCCAGTGCCGCTTCTTGCCCTGCCGTTAGCACGGAGCAGTGAAAGCTTTGCTGTAGGAAGTGTGAAAATGACTAGTTCTTTAATGATGTGGGAGGTGGCCCTGTGCCCAGAGCTGCCTTTTGCCTTTAGGCCATAACTGGGCTGCACAGAGAAGGCAGTGTGACTAGTTGTTTCCCAAGTAACAGTAGTTAATCTCGCCAGCGCTGAGATCTTTGtgaatattttgttatttagaaCGAGTTTCTTTtgctacaatatatttttattatatgtaaaatgtattattcatATAAATGTACTATTTTTGGGAATGGAAAAGGACACTGTACATTTAGTAGTGTGTGATTCGTGTACAGTTGTAGGTCAGTGGCCTCATTTTTATCTTTGTGGCCCTTTCTTTGGATGACTGCCAATTGCCAGATCTGTTTTGGCTTAAATACCAAAAGTGCTGCTTATAccatcaaaataggccctggcacaagtacacagagacccaaacagccccccagcagcccaataaatagtgactgtctatggcatcttaaagccgcagattgccagtttgggccagTATGCTATTTGAGAGGCCAGTAGTCCGCACTCCTGGGTAATTTTGCCATAGGCACCATGTTTATATTTGTATGGAGATCAGCAGTTTGACCTTCACTGTTaaacacagtaacaccaaaaaaatgagtgtataaatgtaatttacaatataatgtacctgttgccctgcactggtaaaagttgtgtttgcttcagaaatactactatattttatacaaacaaAGCTTCTGTGTACCCATGGAGGCAGCCTTTCAAAGGAAAAAAGCAGTTTttttacaaagcttatctgttatctgctatgtaacctgtgccttttctcctcagctttgaatggctgcccccatggctacacagcagcttattatataaactgtagttgtgtctctgtagcaaacacaccagttttaccatttCCTGgcaacagtacagtatattttaattactttaaaacacttggcattactgttccttaaggttgccatacaccaAAGAACTGCTGACTCCTCCCACCATAATGAGTCTCAAGTTTATTATCCCCAAATGCGATAGCCAAACGACGAATTAGAACAAGGGGTATAGGTGTCCCTCAGTTCGGGGACCGCGTCAACAAGCCGATGCAATCCCCGATCCGAcaaaatttcaaacctgcccaatttcaggccaaatattggtcgggcaggcccatcgttagcgCCCATAcgtgggccgataagctgccgaatcggtctaaggtacccatatcggcagctagaattggcccgtgtatggcagccttaaagctggccatacatgcaccgataatatcgtacgaaacctcatttcgtatgatattcggtgggtgtatggcaagtcggcgaggcgaccaatatcgcaggagtaCTTGGGTACAAAGCCTGGGGGTGGGAGAAAGCTGTAGGGCAGCGAATTGGGGATAGGAACCAGGCTGtgtaaatattattgttatttaaagGTCTGGATATTTCTTGGCTTTATCCTCACCAATGACTGACACTCACCTAGTGCTTTACTTTTTACTGTGCTTTTGACTATTAAGTAGCCTTAATGAATTGGTCCTCCCCACTATTGTGAGCAACTATTAAATTAAGAATCAAGCAGAGACACTCCTGAGTAGTGGACTTAATTTACAtggaattattgaaataattagtAATTTTGCCCTATTCTGAGATGAATTAAGAATACTGGGGCAATTTGTAACAGGAATCATGtgaatataaaattaaatttaatcCGCACTCATAagtaattgtttttaataaatcattgattttttCTTGGTAATGGGGGATCCTAATTTTAACTAAAGAGTGATTATCTTTTTAAAGTAATgaaattaaaggttatattttaattgctaaaGGCACCAAATGAATTTTTGTGGATTTGTTAAAATTGGGGTAGTAAATACCAGGTGTATAGCAGGAATGAATTCAAAGCCAAACTTTGTTTTtcggctgctgatatcggacgacttgccgattgggccagttaaaagattttgattgggcgccatagaaggcgcctgagcaaaatctgccttcagcgctgaatcggcagaaggaggtagaaatcctattgtttctacctccttatctgccgtttcagccctgaacgttagtggcggattggaatgatctttcgtgcgaccaagatcaaaaatcgccacgtgtgtggccagctttagtctgagTTAAACTGCCATTGTCTCAGGCTGGCCCCGCAATTCTTTCCCACCTCACCTAGTCCCCATAATGTACTGTTATTCCTTTAGAAGAGAGAGAGTATCACTGTTTGCTCATTTTGAACTTTAAATAATGTTGATAAATAATTCCACTTTAAATAGAATTGGACTGCAGAAACATTGTTTGAATTTTGGCTTATTATTCAGGAAAACAAATGTCAGGAACAGTCTAGGCCAAGCATAGAGCTCTGTGCCAGTTGTGCTACCTCCTTGCTAGGGCTCTCCTGCCTACTTGTTGGGGTAATTATGGGCAGCCCTAGATAGGAGCAGTGTGCTAGTATAACTTTATACCCACTCCGGGAGCAGGCAGCAGCCTCACAATGCTGTGTATCATGTTGCTTTCCAGCCACTGATCTCCGCTCTTAGAGTTTATCAGTATTTTATGTGCTATCTTCCCATTCACCCCACATTAACCTTCTAAATGGGCCTTAACCTCGCTGGCACAACAGCAGCAAGAATGCCCTTTGTACCCACTTGCCAGCTCTCTGCTGAGCCTTTCACTGTTGGTATTAAGCAGTGGTGGGTACATTGCCCTTGTACAGAGAGGCTTAcatgtggcacacacagagaaGGTATAGTACAGCTAATAACCGAACAAGCACACCTTTACCTGTATTTCTGTACAGTATGAACAATAACAGTTGGagacaaaaattaaatattactTATTCCCTTTCCTATGCTGATATGCTTACATTTGCATATAAACGGTTTTAcactttatttaaagaaaaacgaGTTTTGGGAGAGATGTAAACATTCCTGAGTAATGAGAATTTAGTTTACTTTGTATCCAAACAAATCCCCCCTTTTAGCGTTCAGTTGGAAAATCCTACTTCCTGTATTAGAATCAAGTAGTCGAGGGGAAGGGATGAGGGCAAGTTTTTAAGGCTTTATGGGTCACTTCCCATTGCAAGTGATTGTAAAGGCTGTACATGTGCCACAATCGCTCAGTAAATGGCCATAACATGTGCTTGCCTGTgctggtatgggatctattatccagaatgcttcagacctgggggtttccagataattccCTAATCTGCAGCACCATACCTTTGGTTTACTAAAATTCatgtaaagataaaataaatccaataggattgttttgccaccaatatggattcatgcagattagttgggatcaagtacaagtactgttttattattacagagaaaagggaatcatttaaccattaaataaacctaatagggctgttctgcccccaataaggggtaattatatcttagttgggatcaagtacaggtactgttttattattacagagaaaagggaatcatttaaccatgaaataaacccaatagggctgttctgcccccaataaggggtaattatatcttagttgggatcaagtacaggtactgttttattattacagagaaaagggaatcatttaaccatgaaataaacccaatagggctgttctgccccaataaggggtaattatatcttagttgggatcaagtacaggtactgttttattattacagagaaaagggaatcatttaaccattaaataaacccaatagggctgttctacccccaataaagggtaattatatcttagttgggatcaagtacaggtactgttttattattacagataaacaggaaatcatttttaaaatgtagactttgtgggagatggcctttccgtaattcagagctttcttgataacaggtttccagatagaGGATCCCATACACTTATTTCCTCTTGGGAAACACAAACCAATGCAAATTAATATTTGTAGTGGGCTTACAGCCCAAAACATTATAAGTGTAACACAGTGAGTCCCCTAATCTTTAATGTGTTTAATGCTAAGCTATATTACACCGAACCTAAACTCTCTGCTTTTTGTCTGTTGCGGTTATTATTTTTGTTCATAATAAATGTGGCTTTTATAATAGTGTGACTAAATCCCTATATGCCCAAGCTTCTTGATTTAAAAATACATCTTTATTCACATTTTGGACACGGATTATTATATGACTGTGGTCTGTTCCTAGACGAAGGTTTGCTGGTTTGTCCATATGTCCAGTGGAAAGGGAAAGAGTGTGAGCTGACTAGTACCAGACTATGGACTATGACTTGACCCCCATGGGCTCCTGAAGGCTTGTGGGTACAAACAACTGGTAGCAGGTTCCCATGAAGTcactgactcccccccccccccccccccccccctgccaatTAGTGCCATTTTGTAAAATCACCTTGGCACTTTTGTGTTCCCTTGCTAGAAGTATAGGCACTGTGTAGTGCCTTAGCCTGACCCCAGCCTGAAGTCTTACAGGTATgtacagtacaagtatgggacatgtcatccaggatgcttgggacctggggttttccggataatggttcattccataatttggatctccaacctgaaggctacaaaaaaataatttaaacctcaattaaacccaataggactgttctgcctccaataaggggtaattataacttagttgggatcaagtacaggtactgttttattattacagagaaaagggaatcatttaaccattaaataaacccaataggactgttctgcctccaataaggggtagttatatcttagttgggatcaagtacaggtactgttttattattacagagaaaagggaatcatttaaccatgaaataaacccaatagggctgttctgcccccaataaggggtaattatatcttagttgggatcaagtacaggtactgttttattattacagagaaaaaggaaaacatttttaaaaatttgaattatttgattaaaataatggCAGATGGACTTCCTCTAAatcagagctctctggataactggtttccagataatggatcccatatctgtatacccAGCAGAGGTGGTAAAGGCAGCCCTTCCAGAGCCCCAAGTGAAGGTATGTTTGTAAATATGTCAACAGAGGAAGGTTTCATTATTGAGCACAGCAGCAGTTGGCTGCTCTGGGAATCCTTCCCACCCCAAAAACACCTTCCTGGACtcattgtacaagtatgggatccgttattgggaaacccattatacaggaAGCTCCTAATTACATAtaagcaatctcccatagactccattttattcataTAGTACAGATTTTTAAAAACGTCCCTTTTCTCTCTTACCATTGGTCGCAAGGAAAGATCATTTGAATcccccactgacattcagggctgaatcgtccgatatggaggtagaaacaataggaattctacctccacctgctgattcagccctaaatgtagattttgctttgGAGCCTTCAACTGCGTGTTTGAATCTGCCCGatcaacgagacgaccgatatccgcagcctttgcgataccGGTTGTCTCATTGAGccgccatacactcaccgaatattgtacgaaatgaggtttggTACCATAAtatctgtgtgtatggccagcttatctgTTACGCGTGTGTCTGCTTCTCTACCTATTCATTGTATATCCACTGTAACTACATTAATACACTTTCCCCATTAACTCCGCCTGACTTAGCCTTGTGCTGCCTTAATTACAGGTGAGATTTTGTCATCATGAAAGTATGGGACCCCCCAGGGCCCCGTTGACTGGAGGGCCGGCATAGGAAGTGGCTTATTAGGGTGGTGCACTCATCGGCACCTGAGCAGACGCATGGGGTGTATGATTTCTTCACGCTCTGTTGCTTCTCTCTATCTGCATTGATCTGACATTCTGTTTATCTGATGCTGCTCTCAGTATTGCTTCGCCAgggaaaaacacacaaaacaagcCCCATGCATCAGCATTTTCTTTGTGCACCAAACTGAGCTTCCCCTCACATGGTATCCACCCCTTTCAACTCAAACACAAACTTTATTGCCCCTCTGTGGCTCTCTCAGTCCGCTGTCTGTCTTGTCCAGTGCTGCTTTGTGGAAGACTATGGTGGTTGTCTATCCAGCTGAGTGTGTGTGTTCTGGAACCGGTTTGCTGTGTGTCTCCTGTCCTGCTCTATGTCCTGTCTGGTTCTGTACTCATCGCTCTACCGGGTGGAGTTGAGCTCTGTCTGCTTGTGTTTATTCCAGGGGGGATAATTAGAAAGACCATGGCATCATTTAAACTTGATTTCCTGCCTGAGATGATGGTGGATCATTGCTCTCTGAATTCCAGTCCTGTGTAAGTGTTTCTGAGTTTCATGGTTTTGGCACATTAGAACCCCCCGCCCCCTCTCCTTGGTCACTTAGATGTCTCTGCTGTGTAGGAGACCCTTGTGGCTTTTGGGGGTTTTTATTTGATGTGTTGTGAAAGCTATTCAATACCACTTGTGAGTTCCTAAGAGAGAGGTTCACCATGTATAGTACCTTTTATCTAGTACCTAAGTGTTAGTGACTATTATGTGCAGAGCATTCTGAAAGCATCTATTCCTCTCTGCCAAAGCTGAAAAGTTCTTCTTCCTCACAGAGTGGCTAAAGTTTTTACTCCTCTTCATCATCTCCTTCTCAAATCAcctctttcttttcctttcccctCTTCTGTAGTTCCAAGAAAATGAATGGCACAATGGACCACCCCGACCATCCGGATCCAGACTCCATCAAGATGTTTGTGGGTCAGGTTCCTCGAAGCTGGTCAGAGAAAGAGCTAAGGGAACTCTTCGAGCAGTATGGAGCTGTCTATGAGATTAATGTTCTCCGAGACAGAAGCCAGAATCCTCCCCAGAGCAAAGGTAAATGGTTCCTGTAAGGCAATGGCGTGGGGATAATAATAAGCGCTACCATTAAATTTACTGTTGGGTCATCCTATTGGGGGTGAGTCTGCTTGTGGATCCCTTGCAGTATGTATAAGGCAAGATttcatctcccagcatcccctgcctgaTGAATAGTTATAGTTCACCAGTTTGACTACCCAGCCCTAGTGCAGAGTTTGATGataagtaaaaaatgtaaatttgttttAACACATATTTTCCTGTCTTTCAAGgatgctgttttattactttCTACACAAGAAAAGCTGCGTTAGAAGCACAGAATGCTCTGCACAACATGAAAGTTCTCCCTGGGGTATGTAATCCATATTTTTATTCGAAGAGGCTGGGGTTTtgtatgctgtgcagtttttcTCTATCCCTTTTAGCAGCTTCTCCACAAAAGGGCTCATTATGTAACATAACCAGCGAATAATTCTTTCCCTTGTGTTTAGATGCATCATCCAATACAGATGAAGCCAGCGGACAGTGAAAAAAATAATGGTGGGTTAAACACAGTGCTGTATCCAGAGCATCCTGCGTGTGAGTGCTTTTGAGCCATTGCGATTCTGCTAACAAATGTCTATTATTTGGGGAAGGCTAAAACGCCCTGCCACAGTGTATTTCCAAAATGTAGGCCTGCCCTTCCCCTAGGGTAGCCTGGGGCAGTGTCTAAAGGCCAATTAAGGGTCAGATTTGCGTATAAGGCGCATTTACTTCTAAGAGTTTGAGGGTACATTAGGGGTAACTTTGGGGGTGTGCTGGTCTAGATATTCTTGGGACTATAACTGATATATGTAGGGAATTAACTATCCAGAGAAAGTATGCTACAGATATTTATTGCAGTGTGTGAATTGCTGTATAGGATTTCCAGCTAAGGCAGTCCGGGCAATTAAACATGTGGCCCCACCCATTACCTATCGTCTGCACTAATCATGGTATCTTCCCCATGCATGGTGCGCTTAATGTCTAGGGATTCTTGTAACATGGAGTAACTGTCAGCTTTGGGGACTAGAACATGTAGATTAAGGGGATGTTAGGGGGGAGGCATGGCAAAACTCTTTGTTGCTTTAGGCTTTTAATTCCGGCAAATGATATATATCGTCATTGTGCACTGCAACtgcaatatataatgtatatttgccttctgctttacttcccctttaagtaatacTTGCTAGAAGTCACTTTGCTGACACTTGATGGGATTCTTATACTGACTGACTTCATCTGTTGTCCCCCAAACTAGCTGTTGAAGACAGAAAGCTCTTTGTTGGGATGGTTTCCAAGAAGTGTAATGAGAATGATATCCGGGCCATGTTCTCTCAGTTTGGGCAGATAGAGGAAAGTCGCATCCTCCGAGGCCCTGATGGAATGAGCAGAGGTCAGTGGGAATGTTCTCTCACCTTTGCTAAAAGAGCTGCATGTCGGGGACAGGGTCAATGGCGGAAGTCTTATTCTTTCCTCTTTTACAGGTTGTGCATTTGTTACATTTACAACCAGATCCATGGCACAGATGGCTATCAAAGCCATGCACCAAGCACAAACTATGGAGGTGAGCCCTGAAGGTGCAGTTGTGTTTCTCACATTTGTCTCCCAAATGTGAAATCTGTttgaaagtaaatatatatttgaaatataatatatttgaaagtaaaaatatatttgaaattctACAGGCTATAaggcttttcaataaaaaaagacaaGATTTTAACTCTTACAGACCCTATGTATATACTGCTGAGCTGCCATATGTGAGCCAGCATTTGGGTTATCCATTCCTTTGACCCCCTGGTTGAATAGTCCGATATTGACTTCTTTAGCAATCCATGTGAGTGGACAAACAGCATTTATTGTTTGGTTAATACCCCCAAACTAACCTGGACAAAACTTGGAGGGAGCTGCAGCCCCATATCACTTCCAGTTCTGCTACACATGTATAGCTGGTAGGCATGTAAGCACACATGGGCAGGAGGAGGGACCAAACTCATCAATGGAAAAAGCATATCTGCATGCCTTTTAAGGTTTTCTAAAGACATTTTGAGAGTGGATTTGCTGGTGTCTGACTGTTTCTGTTTTAATTTCCAGGGCTGTTCCTCCCCAATAGTGGTTAAGTTTGCAGACACTCAGAAAGACAAAGAACAGAAGCGAATGACACAGCAACTTCAGCAGCAAATGCAGCAACTGAATGCAGCCTCAATGTGGGGAAACCTTGCTGGACTGAGCAGCTTGGCACCCCAGTATTTAGCAGTAAGTGGTCATGTCATGTTCTTGACAAATCACCCCTCCTTCTGTGAGTTTTAGATATAGCGAATAACCACAAAATCTCAGAAAACACCTAGAAAGTGAGTTTGCACCTTCTCTTAACATTTCCCACTGACTGCCTCTTCCTCCCCGTCAAGCTCTGTACAAACCAGTAGAAGGCACTCAGGGTGGTATTTGACAGTGGTACCTATAAATACATGCACCCCTGCACACTTTCTCTGTGTACTTTTTAAGGGAGTTCAGTTGTTGCATTGCTTTCCCCCCAGCCTTATAGCTATGATGAGCTTATGGATGCCACTGCTGCATAATCACAAGAGAAGGTGCATTCTTCACTAGACCTAGGCTGCTGCGTGCTGGGTTAATACTTTAAccccattttttgttttgtttttttgttgaagtgcagtaaccaatatcctagtgtttttttttttgttttgtggtaCCTCTGTGCTAATATACCCTCTCCCCACTTACTCACTCTTCTCTTCTCGTTCTTGTACACCCTGTGGATTTGTGGTGTGTAACATTACTCCCCAAATCAGAGCGAGCCCTCACTCTCCTTCTTGTTTTGTTTTGGTGTAATGTCTAGCTTTATTTGCAGCTCCTCCAGCAGACCGCATCCTCTGGAAACCTCAACTCCCTAAGTGGCCTCCACCCTATGGGAGGTGAGTACGCCACTGGAATGACATCAGGTGTGTGTATTTTTTCACTTAATTCTATTCTTTCATCTTGTTTTGTCAGGGATTTCATTGGTTGTAACATTGTGTTCCCTCCCCTTTAAACTAGAAATGTACCTGAGTTTTTTGCATGTGTATTGCTCATTTGTGTGTTGTGTTACAGGACTTAATGCCATGCAGTTACAGAACTTGGCAGCTTTGGCAGCTGCTGCTAGCGCTGCCCAGAATACCCCAAGTGCAGGCTCAGCACTCACTACTTCCAGCAGTCCCCTCAGCATCCTAACCAGTTCCGGTGAGCAGCATGTATTGTCTGGGAACTATCGTTATCGCTTCTAGGATAGCCTTGTCCACTACTTATGGCAGGCACATACATTATTTTTTCTACGGGAGTACAGTGACTGAACCTATGCTGCCCGTGGTTCAAAAAAATACTCTTGTCTTGTAGGAGCAACTTTCATTGATGGTTGAGGTACCGGTACAGGGAATCGGATTAACAAATAGACATTTCTCATTCCATTAAACATTTCTATATGATTATCTGAATATGTAGTACCTTTTGT
Encoded proteins:
- the celf1 gene encoding CUGBP Elav-like family member 1, with protein sequence MNGTMDHPDHPDPDSIKMFVGQVPRSWSEKELRELFEQYGAVYEINVLRDRSQNPPQSKGCCFITFYTRKAALEAQNALHNMKVLPGMHHPIQMKPADSEKNNAVEDRKLFVGMVSKKCNENDIRAMFSQFGQIEESRILRGPDGMSRGCAFVTFTTRSMAQMAIKAMHQAQTMEGCSSPIVVKFADTQKDKEQKRMTQQLQQQMQQLNAASMWGNLAGLSSLAPQYLALLQQTASSGNLNSLSGLHPMGGEYATGMTSGLNAMQLQNLAALAAAASAAQNTPSAGSALTTSSSPLSILTSSGSSPSSNNNSAVNPMASLGALQTLAGATAGLNVGSLAGMAALNGGLGSSLSNGTGSTMEALSQAYSGIQQYAAAALPSLYNQSLLSQQGLGAAGSQKEGPEGANLFIYHLPQEFGDQDLLQMFMPFGNVVSAKVFIDKQTNLSKCFGFVSYDNPVSAQAAIQSMNGFQIGMKRLKVQLKRSKNDSKPY